Proteins encoded together in one Flavobacteriales bacterium window:
- a CDS encoding GMC family oxidoreductase: MPADDVLDHIVIGSGFGGSVSAMRLAEKGYSVLVLEKGKRWEAKDFPRTNWSVRKFLWAPMLRCFGPQQIELLNRIMVLSGAGVGGGSLIYANTHMMPGDAFFSHPAWSRFGDWKARLAPHYATARFMLGSTRYEQEGPEDRLLAEVARDMGKADTYKPVDHVGVYLGDAKAPTDPYFNGLGPERTGCTACANCMVGCRFNAKNTLDKNYLWFAERFGARIMAESEVTRIEHKDGSYHVHVRSTTALFGRKERVSRSRGLVVSAGVMGTLKLLLRQKHELRALPKLSDQLGATVRTNSESLCGIRGIPEKMNHGVAISRVFEPDAHTHIELVKYGDGSGAMGLLAVMAAGDGPPIMRVAKSIWSTITRPRKAFNALRRDFGRHSIILLVMQSLDNAVRVRWKRGLFGGRLSVAHDGGKRVPAFIGVGQEVMNRCAAKSGGTAMNALPEVLLDMSSTAHILGGCPMGTSAEEGVVNERFEAFGYPDLRILDGSIIPANLGVNPSLTITALAEYAMSLVPRKPGHAGPTLKEQLKERG; the protein is encoded by the coding sequence ATGCCCGCCGACGACGTCCTCGACCACATCGTCATCGGCTCCGGATTCGGCGGCAGCGTCAGCGCGATGCGGCTGGCCGAGAAGGGGTACAGCGTGCTCGTACTGGAGAAGGGCAAGCGCTGGGAAGCGAAGGATTTCCCGCGCACCAATTGGAGCGTGCGCAAGTTCCTGTGGGCCCCGATGCTGCGCTGCTTCGGTCCGCAGCAGATCGAGCTGCTCAATCGGATCATGGTGCTCAGCGGCGCGGGCGTGGGCGGCGGAAGCCTCATTTACGCCAACACCCACATGATGCCAGGCGATGCCTTCTTCTCGCATCCGGCGTGGTCGCGCTTCGGCGATTGGAAAGCGCGGCTGGCGCCTCATTACGCCACCGCCCGCTTCATGCTGGGCAGCACGCGTTACGAGCAGGAAGGTCCTGAGGACCGCTTGCTGGCAGAGGTCGCGCGCGACATGGGCAAGGCCGATACGTACAAGCCCGTGGATCATGTGGGCGTTTACCTCGGCGATGCGAAGGCGCCGACCGACCCTTACTTCAATGGCCTTGGACCAGAGCGCACCGGATGCACGGCTTGCGCCAACTGCATGGTGGGCTGCCGCTTCAACGCCAAGAACACGCTCGACAAGAACTACCTCTGGTTCGCGGAAAGGTTCGGCGCTCGCATCATGGCGGAGTCGGAGGTCACGCGCATCGAGCATAAGGACGGATCCTACCATGTGCATGTGCGCAGCACCACGGCGCTATTCGGGCGAAAGGAGCGCGTTTCCCGGTCAAGAGGGCTTGTGGTGAGCGCGGGCGTCATGGGCACGCTGAAGCTGCTCCTGCGGCAGAAACACGAGCTGCGCGCTCTGCCCAAGCTGTCTGATCAGCTCGGTGCCACTGTGCGCACCAACAGCGAGTCGCTCTGCGGGATCCGCGGCATCCCGGAGAAGATGAACCACGGCGTGGCCATCAGCCGCGTGTTCGAGCCCGATGCGCACACGCACATCGAGCTGGTGAAGTACGGCGACGGCTCCGGTGCCATGGGCCTGCTGGCTGTGATGGCCGCAGGCGATGGGCCACCGATCATGCGCGTGGCGAAGAGCATCTGGAGCACGATCACCCGACCCCGCAAGGCGTTCAATGCGCTGCGCCGCGATTTCGGCAGGCACAGCATCATCCTGTTGGTGATGCAGAGCTTGGACAATGCCGTGCGCGTGCGATGGAAGCGCGGACTGTTCGGCGGCAGGCTCAGCGTTGCGCACGATGGGGGCAAGCGCGTTCCCGCTTTCATCGGCGTGGGACAGGAGGTGATGAATCGCTGCGCGGCAAAGAGCGGTGGCACGGCCATGAACGCATTGCCCGAAGTTCTTCTCGACATGAGCAGCACGGCGCACATCCTCGGCGGTTGCCCTATGGGCACGAGTGCCGAGGAGGGCGTGGTGAATGAGCGCTTCGAGGCCTTCGGCTATCCCGATCTGCGGATCCTCGATGGCTCCATCATCCCGGCTAACCTGGGCGTGAACCCGAGCCTTACCATCACGGCGCTGGCGGAATATGCCATGAGCCTGGTTCCGCGTAAACCTGGGCATGCGGGACCGACCTTAAAGGAGCAACTCAAGGAGCGCGGATGA
- a CDS encoding S8 family serine peptidase, translating to MRLFASFTFLVLAVSLQASMNNRIMIRLASNAQLKAVPIAARAVIGAEPVDRLSAMLGALRADRLTPTKPGMPALFVVELPEGIEVDQALAAYRLLPGVLRAERDHMGHGGGDRDFTPNDPHYAKQWGLHNDGSFALSPAVAGADIDMQAAWEIEQGSEEVTVAIIDSGVRLQHPDWGDRIWQNVDEIAGNGIDDDSNGFIDDAQGWDFANNDNDPTDDQGHGTNVTSIVAAVGDNGVGFTGVDLNCKAMVIKALNSSNQGFYSWWVAGMYYAIDNGADVISMSMGGTDPSPEMQAAVDYALSNDVLVVACMMNTNSSTPFIPAALNGVLAVGATKPNDRRAVPFYWSASSGSNYGSHISVCAPGDYIYGLSHASNVSFTTYWSGTSQATPHVSALAALLKAQQSTRTPAQIRAIIEATAEDQVGDPLEDTPGFDIYHGHGRINAFNALLFAVGSGELGQTEGSLTVFPNPAAGPVSIRATASGQLVILDGSGRIVREQRLSQGGGSVLSSLAPGAYLARFTSQGNTLSQRFIVQ from the coding sequence ATGAGACTATTCGCCTCGTTCACGTTCCTCGTCCTGGCCGTCTCGCTCCAAGCGAGCATGAACAATCGCATCATGATCCGTCTCGCATCCAACGCGCAGCTGAAGGCCGTTCCCATCGCGGCCAGGGCCGTCATCGGAGCGGAGCCGGTGGATCGCCTGAGCGCGATGCTCGGTGCATTGCGCGCCGATCGGCTCACGCCGACGAAGCCTGGTATGCCCGCCCTCTTCGTCGTTGAGCTGCCTGAAGGCATAGAGGTCGACCAAGCGCTGGCGGCGTACCGCCTGCTCCCGGGCGTCCTGCGCGCCGAGCGTGACCACATGGGCCATGGCGGCGGCGATCGGGACTTCACGCCGAACGACCCGCATTACGCCAAGCAATGGGGACTGCATAACGATGGCTCCTTCGCGCTCTCGCCGGCCGTAGCAGGCGCCGACATCGACATGCAAGCCGCATGGGAGATCGAGCAGGGCAGCGAAGAGGTGACCGTGGCCATCATCGACAGCGGTGTGCGCTTGCAGCACCCGGACTGGGGCGATCGCATCTGGCAGAACGTCGACGAGATCGCGGGGAACGGGATCGATGATGACAGCAACGGTTTCATTGATGACGCGCAGGGCTGGGACTTCGCCAACAACGACAACGACCCGACTGACGACCAGGGCCACGGCACCAACGTCACCAGCATCGTGGCGGCCGTCGGCGACAATGGGGTCGGCTTCACGGGCGTTGACCTCAATTGCAAGGCCATGGTGATCAAGGCGCTGAACAGCTCGAACCAAGGCTTTTACAGCTGGTGGGTCGCGGGCATGTATTACGCCATCGACAATGGGGCCGACGTAATCAGCATGAGCATGGGCGGAACGGATCCGTCACCGGAAATGCAAGCGGCCGTGGACTACGCTCTCTCGAATGATGTACTCGTTGTGGCCTGCATGATGAACACCAACAGCAGCACGCCTTTCATTCCTGCTGCGCTGAACGGCGTGCTGGCCGTGGGCGCCACCAAGCCGAATGACCGTCGCGCCGTGCCATTCTATTGGAGCGCTTCCAGCGGCAGCAACTACGGCAGCCACATCAGCGTGTGCGCTCCAGGCGACTACATCTACGGGCTCAGTCACGCGAGTAACGTCTCGTTCACCACCTATTGGTCGGGCACTTCCCAAGCCACGCCGCATGTGAGCGCCTTAGCCGCTCTGCTGAAGGCCCAGCAATCAACACGCACGCCCGCGCAGATCCGCGCCATCATCGAGGCCACCGCTGAGGACCAGGTGGGTGATCCGTTGGAGGACACGCCCGGTTTCGACATCTACCACGGCCATGGGCGGATCAATGCGTTCAACGCGCTCCTGTTCGCTGTGGGCTCCGGCGAATTAGGGCAGACGGAGGGATCGCTCACCGTTTTCCCCAATCCTGCAGCAGGGCCGGTCAGCATTCGCGCAACCGCAAGCGGACAGCTCGTGATCCTCGATGGCTCGGGCCGCATCGTGCGTGAGCAGCGCCTTTCCCAGGGCGGCGGCAGCGTCCTCTCCAGCTTGGCGCCCGGCGCCTATCTGGCGCGATTCACCTCTCAAGGCAATACGCTTTCGCAGCGCTTCATCGTGCAATAG
- a CDS encoding sigma-70 family RNA polymerase sigma factor, with protein sequence MPTAIDETARRRTFEEWVKAHTADLFRFARNRVKDPDDAEDLVQVALVSAWESLDRYQGESSPRTWLFAILKHKLLDHYRKSYREAERLSGRESGSDDPVEQFFDQEGHWNSGHAPKDIALFHQDDQSEKLDRALRHCLDALPEHLRAAVEMKYLQDMEGARIQEALGLSEANYWQQVHRAKLKLRACIEQRLKPTRE encoded by the coding sequence GTGCCAACGGCGATCGACGAGACTGCTCGGAGAAGGACCTTCGAGGAATGGGTGAAGGCGCACACCGCCGACCTGTTCCGTTTCGCCCGGAACCGGGTGAAGGACCCCGATGATGCGGAGGATCTGGTGCAAGTGGCCTTGGTGAGCGCATGGGAGTCCCTTGATCGGTACCAAGGCGAGAGCTCGCCGCGCACTTGGCTCTTCGCCATCCTCAAGCATAAGCTGCTAGACCACTACCGCAAGAGTTACCGCGAGGCCGAACGCTTGTCAGGCCGCGAGTCCGGTTCCGACGACCCTGTTGAACAGTTCTTCGATCAGGAAGGGCATTGGAACAGTGGTCATGCGCCGAAAGACATCGCGCTCTTCCATCAAGACGACCAGTCCGAGAAGCTCGATCGCGCGCTCCGACATTGCCTGGATGCGTTGCCCGAGCACTTGCGAGCAGCCGTGGAGATGAAGTACCTGCAAGACATGGAGGGAGCGCGCATCCAGGAAGCGCTAGGCCTCAGCGAAGCGAACTATTGGCAGCAGGTGCACCGCGCCAAGCTCAAGCTGCGCGCCTGCATCGAGCAACGACTCAAACCGACCCGCGAATGA
- a CDS encoding Omp28-related outer membrane protein, protein MRIQFLLAASFIAFGCFAQVSTDPQPRNVLLEEFTAINCGNCPAGHVTASAILNANPGRVVLVNVHAGSLANPSASQPDFRTPWGNQLHSAYGVAFTPQGLVSRTAYNGTALLSSGNWNAAANTLLMQTSIVNLGIATDFDPATRLLQISVEHYYTSTSPGPADRIHVLLTEDHLTAYQANYGAGGPQPSYDHRHALRVGLTPFTGDALGTGAAGEQGVNTYSHVLPIGWDVNNMRVVAFISEAAGILPGMVHQAAEAPAIDATAGIAEMPHPAALNAFPNPANGAFVLQALHGSIGALTVRDASGRVLERFKPMAPANALLLDASTWPDGIHVIATDDGRATRLVVQH, encoded by the coding sequence ATGCGCATCCAGTTCCTGTTGGCCGCGTCGTTCATCGCCTTCGGCTGCTTTGCCCAAGTGAGCACCGATCCGCAGCCGCGCAACGTGCTCTTGGAAGAATTCACCGCCATCAACTGCGGCAACTGTCCTGCTGGGCACGTAACGGCCTCGGCCATTCTGAATGCCAATCCAGGCCGTGTGGTGCTGGTGAATGTGCACGCCGGTTCACTGGCGAACCCATCCGCATCGCAACCCGACTTCCGCACGCCCTGGGGCAACCAGCTGCACAGCGCCTATGGTGTCGCCTTCACGCCGCAAGGACTGGTGAGCCGCACGGCTTACAATGGCACTGCCCTGCTCTCCTCAGGGAACTGGAACGCGGCAGCGAATACCCTGCTCATGCAGACCTCCATCGTGAATCTGGGCATCGCCACCGATTTCGATCCCGCAACGCGCTTGTTGCAAATCTCCGTGGAGCACTATTACACCTCAACCAGCCCCGGTCCGGCCGATCGAATACATGTGCTGCTCACCGAAGATCATTTGACCGCTTACCAGGCGAACTACGGCGCAGGCGGCCCGCAACCCAGCTACGACCACCGGCATGCCTTGCGTGTGGGGCTTACTCCATTTACCGGTGATGCGCTCGGAACAGGCGCAGCCGGCGAGCAAGGTGTGAATACCTATTCGCATGTCCTGCCCATCGGGTGGGACGTGAACAACATGCGCGTGGTAGCCTTCATCAGCGAAGCTGCTGGAATCCTTCCGGGCATGGTGCATCAGGCGGCGGAGGCTCCGGCCATCGACGCTACGGCAGGAATAGCTGAAATGCCGCACCCAGCTGCATTGAACGCATTCCCGAATCCAGCGAACGGCGCTTTCGTGCTGCAAGCGCTTCATGGTTCAATCGGCGCGCTCACCGTTCGTGATGCGTCAGGCCGCGTGCTGGAACGGTTCAAGCCCATGGCTCCGGCCAATGCCCTGCTGCTTGATGCCTCGACATGGCCGGATGGGATCCATGTCATTGCCACGGACGATGGCCGTGCAACGCGACTGGTGGTCCAGCATTGA
- a CDS encoding recombinase — protein sequence MRRSPLRDALEAIAASDGSDVQPLALLVQAVRPSRGERKRGEAQRFTALLQLIEHHDDLREGLSRYVHRYFGDKAIGRTLTDAGMPSGSFWHELRQRLTYKVLPYQPAPETLDHALINAFFQEGDADWVSALPDADVVRLLALLSVDGIDARDHHGLLMQELFFAAKVLGLRIAGRAFDGEVLRMVPEHANFNSPFVRLEDALDQYLDLLRLGEASRRPDDAARAPVIALVADCHAAINDAYRNSEVLGITFRVNQHLILMERMLRRLRGVLDAIAPPLEIDGRTALARTLKEVVRISSGRTRVGAFIQESTQVVAREITQHTGRKGEHYITTSRSEYLSMLRSALGGGAIVAVACMLKAWYGSIEGSLFFHAFLYSMNYAMAFIAIYLLHLTLATKQPAMTAATIAKALDDGRRDGSMHYDSLSELVARAWRSQFIAFVGNVAMAFPVAVALAYGWSTLFGPELLSHKSEKMLHELDPLRSLAIPHAAIAGVFLFISGLIAGSITNASIHRHVPLRIQEHPALKLVMSERWRKRIAQAYEQHAGGVISNFWFGVFMGSVGAVGAFLGLSLDIRHITFAAGNLGLALVGMDWTATLNMVIASVLGIGLIGLFNFMVSFALSIILAMRSRGIAFQDLLPMLAAVRQRFAREPRSFFLPPPDRPASSTEPEA from the coding sequence ATGCGCCGCAGCCCGCTACGTGATGCCCTCGAAGCCATTGCCGCCAGCGATGGCAGCGATGTGCAGCCGCTCGCCCTGCTGGTGCAGGCGGTGCGGCCATCGCGCGGCGAGCGAAAACGGGGCGAGGCCCAGCGGTTCACCGCCCTGCTGCAGCTGATCGAGCACCACGACGACCTGCGCGAGGGCTTGTCGCGCTACGTGCACAGGTACTTCGGCGATAAGGCCATCGGGCGAACGCTCACCGACGCGGGCATGCCCAGCGGGTCGTTCTGGCATGAGCTGCGGCAGCGCCTTACCTATAAGGTCCTCCCCTACCAGCCCGCGCCCGAGACCTTGGACCATGCCCTGATCAATGCTTTCTTCCAGGAAGGCGATGCCGATTGGGTGAGCGCGCTGCCAGATGCCGATGTGGTCCGCTTGCTGGCCCTGCTCAGCGTGGATGGAATCGATGCACGCGACCACCATGGCCTGCTGATGCAGGAGCTGTTCTTCGCAGCCAAGGTGCTTGGGCTGCGCATCGCTGGACGCGCGTTCGATGGAGAGGTGCTCCGCATGGTTCCCGAGCATGCCAACTTCAACAGCCCCTTCGTGCGGCTCGAGGATGCGCTGGATCAATACCTCGACCTGTTGCGCCTGGGCGAGGCCAGCCGCCGGCCGGATGATGCCGCCCGCGCTCCGGTCATTGCCCTGGTGGCCGACTGCCACGCGGCCATCAACGATGCGTACCGCAACAGCGAGGTGCTGGGCATCACTTTCCGAGTGAACCAGCACCTGATCCTGATGGAGCGCATGCTGCGGCGCCTGCGCGGCGTGCTCGACGCCATCGCTCCGCCGTTGGAGATCGATGGACGCACGGCGCTGGCACGCACGCTGAAGGAAGTCGTGCGCATCAGCAGTGGCCGCACGCGCGTGGGGGCTTTCATCCAGGAGAGCACCCAGGTGGTGGCGAGGGAGATCACGCAGCACACGGGCCGCAAGGGCGAGCATTACATCACCACCAGCCGCAGCGAGTACCTCTCAATGCTGCGCAGCGCGCTGGGCGGCGGCGCGATCGTAGCCGTGGCGTGCATGCTGAAGGCCTGGTACGGCAGCATCGAGGGCAGCCTCTTCTTCCATGCTTTCCTGTACAGCATGAACTACGCGATGGCCTTCATCGCCATCTACCTCCTGCACCTCACCTTGGCCACCAAGCAGCCCGCCATGACCGCCGCCACCATCGCGAAGGCGCTCGACGATGGCCGCCGCGATGGCAGCATGCATTACGATTCACTCAGTGAATTGGTGGCACGCGCGTGGCGCAGCCAGTTCATCGCCTTCGTGGGCAACGTGGCCATGGCCTTCCCGGTGGCGGTGGCGCTCGCATATGGGTGGAGCACCCTCTTCGGCCCGGAGCTGCTATCGCATAAATCGGAGAAAATGCTTCACGAGCTCGACCCCTTGCGGTCGCTGGCCATTCCTCACGCCGCCATCGCCGGGGTCTTCCTCTTCATCAGCGGCCTCATCGCGGGCAGCATCACCAATGCGAGCATCCACCGCCATGTGCCGTTGCGCATACAGGAGCACCCGGCTCTGAAGCTGGTGATGAGCGAGCGCTGGCGGAAGCGGATCGCCCAGGCCTACGAACAGCACGCTGGCGGCGTGATCAGCAATTTCTGGTTCGGTGTCTTCATGGGATCGGTGGGCGCAGTGGGCGCCTTCCTCGGCCTTTCGCTCGATATCCGCCACATCACCTTCGCCGCTGGGAACCTCGGATTGGCCCTGGTGGGCATGGATTGGACCGCGACGCTTAACATGGTGATCGCCTCGGTGCTGGGCATCGGCCTCATCGGCCTATTCAACTTCATGGTCAGTTTCGCACTATCGATCATCCTGGCTATGCGCTCGCGCGGCATCGCCTTCCAGGACCTGCTGCCCATGCTCGCGGCCGTTCGACAGCGTTTTGCCCGGGAGCCCAGATCGTTCTTCCTCCCTCCGCCGGATCGACCTGCTTCCTCTACCGAACCGGAAGCGTAA
- a CDS encoding valine--tRNA ligase codes for MEIPKHFDPQHAESEWYPHWMAKGYFRSVPDAREPYTVVIPPPNVTGVLHMGHMLNNTIQDVLVRRARMQGKNACWVPGTDHASIATEAKVVRLLGEQGIKKSAIGRDEFLKHAFAWKEKYGGVILEQLKKLGASCDWDRTRFTMEPDLSDAVIDVFIDLHKKGLVYRGLRMVNWDPVALTAVSDEEVIMKEQNSRLFHVRYAIEGAAEEWVTIATTRPETILGDTAIAVHPEDERYAHLKGKRALVPLIGRSIPIIFDEYVEREFGTGALKVTPAHDANDHELGRKHQLETIDILEPNGTLSPAAQLYVGEDRFAVRKKIVKELDEKGHIVKIEDIKNKVGYSERTDAVIEPRLSLQWFVKMSDLAKPALEAVKDGRVKLHPQKFANTYAYWMENVRDWCISRQLWWGQRVPAWYNETGDAAVCRTEAEAIAQFKAAGQSTNGIKQDEDVVDTWFSSWLWPISVFDGFKDPDNADIKYYYPTNDLVTAPEILFFWVARMIMAGMVYRQEVPFRNVYLTGIVRDKQGRKMSKSLGNSPDPLELIEKFGADGVRVGMLLTSPAGNDLPYDDSLCEQGRNFSNKIWNAFRLVKGWSVDDRPQPAPSAAVVAWMQSRVARSITEIDQLFAQFRISEALMATYKLVWDDLCSWYLESIKTAFVDGAAQPIDRRTYDATVAIFEEVMRLLHPFMPFLTEEVWHMLRERKDGEDIIVAAWPKGGEGDMKLDAEVQHAFDLVTAVRNVRNERGMSPKEAVEVQAKGAAPMRASVSALVNKLANVSAIAEVEKASEGSITFLVGTTEYAMDLGGNIDTEAEAKKAEAELAHLRGFLAGVEKKLTNERFVNGAPPQVLENERKKKADAEAKIKALEERLAVLR; via the coding sequence ATGGAGATCCCGAAGCATTTCGATCCGCAGCACGCCGAGTCCGAATGGTACCCGCACTGGATGGCCAAGGGTTACTTCCGCAGCGTTCCCGACGCGCGCGAGCCCTACACCGTGGTGATCCCGCCGCCCAATGTCACCGGCGTGCTGCACATGGGGCACATGCTCAACAATACCATCCAGGATGTGCTGGTGCGCCGCGCGCGGATGCAGGGCAAGAACGCCTGCTGGGTGCCGGGCACCGATCACGCCAGCATCGCCACCGAAGCCAAAGTGGTGCGGTTGCTCGGCGAGCAGGGCATCAAGAAGAGCGCCATCGGACGTGATGAGTTCCTGAAGCATGCTTTCGCTTGGAAGGAGAAGTACGGCGGCGTGATCCTGGAGCAGCTGAAGAAGCTCGGTGCCAGCTGCGATTGGGACCGCACGCGCTTCACCATGGAGCCCGACCTGAGCGACGCGGTGATCGATGTCTTCATCGACCTGCACAAGAAAGGCCTTGTCTACCGCGGCCTTCGCATGGTGAACTGGGACCCGGTGGCGCTGACGGCAGTGAGCGATGAGGAGGTGATCATGAAGGAGCAGAACTCGCGGCTCTTCCATGTGCGCTATGCGATTGAAGGCGCAGCGGAGGAATGGGTCACCATCGCCACCACGCGCCCCGAGACGATCCTGGGTGATACCGCCATCGCCGTCCACCCCGAGGATGAGCGCTACGCCCACCTGAAGGGCAAGCGCGCTCTGGTGCCGCTGATCGGGCGCAGCATCCCGATCATCTTCGATGAATACGTCGAGCGTGAATTCGGCACCGGAGCTTTGAAGGTGACGCCTGCGCACGATGCGAACGATCACGAACTGGGCAGGAAGCACCAGCTCGAGACCATCGACATCCTGGAACCGAACGGCACGCTCAGCCCGGCCGCTCAGCTGTACGTCGGAGAGGACCGTTTCGCCGTGCGCAAGAAGATCGTGAAGGAACTGGACGAGAAAGGGCACATCGTCAAGATCGAGGACATCAAGAACAAGGTGGGCTACAGCGAGCGCACCGATGCGGTGATCGAGCCGCGCCTCTCGTTGCAGTGGTTCGTGAAGATGAGCGATCTGGCCAAGCCCGCCTTGGAAGCGGTGAAGGATGGCCGCGTGAAACTGCATCCGCAGAAGTTCGCCAACACCTACGCCTATTGGATGGAGAACGTGCGCGATTGGTGCATCAGCCGCCAGTTGTGGTGGGGGCAGCGCGTGCCGGCGTGGTACAATGAGACGGGCGATGCGGCCGTGTGCAGGACTGAAGCCGAAGCGATCGCGCAGTTCAAGGCCGCTGGGCAAAGCACCAACGGCATCAAGCAGGATGAGGATGTCGTGGACACCTGGTTCAGCAGCTGGCTATGGCCCATCAGCGTGTTCGATGGCTTCAAGGACCCGGACAACGCCGACATCAAGTACTACTACCCGACGAACGACCTCGTCACCGCGCCGGAGATCCTCTTCTTCTGGGTGGCGCGCATGATCATGGCCGGCATGGTATACCGGCAGGAGGTGCCCTTCAGGAACGTGTACCTCACCGGCATCGTGCGCGACAAGCAGGGGAGGAAGATGAGCAAGAGCCTCGGCAACAGCCCCGATCCCTTGGAACTGATCGAGAAGTTCGGGGCCGACGGTGTGCGCGTGGGCATGCTCCTCACCAGCCCCGCCGGCAACGACCTGCCCTACGACGATTCGCTCTGTGAGCAAGGCCGCAACTTCAGCAACAAGATCTGGAACGCCTTCCGCCTGGTGAAGGGCTGGAGCGTCGACGATCGTCCGCAACCGGCTCCCTCAGCGGCCGTGGTGGCGTGGATGCAGAGCCGCGTGGCGCGCAGCATCACCGAGATCGATCAGCTCTTCGCGCAGTTCCGCATCAGCGAGGCGCTCATGGCCACCTACAAGCTGGTGTGGGACGACCTGTGCAGCTGGTACCTCGAGAGCATCAAGACCGCATTCGTGGATGGCGCGGCCCAGCCCATCGATCGCAGGACCTACGACGCCACCGTGGCCATCTTCGAGGAGGTGATGAGGCTCCTGCATCCTTTCATGCCCTTCCTCACCGAGGAGGTTTGGCACATGCTCCGCGAGCGGAAGGACGGCGAGGACATCATCGTCGCCGCGTGGCCGAAGGGTGGTGAGGGCGATATGAAGCTCGATGCCGAGGTTCAGCACGCCTTCGACCTGGTGACCGCCGTGCGCAACGTCCGCAACGAGCGAGGCATGAGCCCGAAGGAGGCGGTGGAAGTGCAGGCTAAGGGTGCCGCGCCCATGCGCGCTTCCGTTTCAGCTCTGGTGAACAAGCTGGCCAACGTATCGGCCATCGCTGAGGTGGAGAAGGCCAGCGAAGGCTCCATCACCTTCCTGGTCGGTACAACCGAGTATGCCATGGACCTTGGCGGCAACATCGACACCGAGGCCGAAGCGAAGAAGGCCGAAGCCGAGCTCGCGCACCTGCGCGGATTCCTGGCCGGTGTGGAGAAGAAGCTCACCAACGAGCGCTTCGTGAATGGCGCGCCGCCGCAGGTGCTGGAGAACGAGCGCAAGAAGAAGGCCGACGCCGAGGCGAAGATCAAGGCGTTGGAGGAAAGACTTGCGGTGCTGCGCTAG